In Trueperaceae bacterium, the sequence CACGGCATCGCCAACCGCCCGCACATCAAGACGCACAAGCTCCCCCTGATCGCCCGCTGGCAGTTGGACGCGGGCGCGCGCGGGATAACGGTGCAGAGCGTGGGCGAGGCCGAGGTCATGGCCGCCGCCGGCATCGACGACATCCTGATCACCTACGACGTGATGGGCGAGGACAAGGTCAGGCGCCTGGCGCAGGTCGCGCGCCTGGCGCGGCTGCGCGTGGCGGTCGACAACGAGGTGGCGCTGGCGGCGGTGGCCGCGGCGGCGCGCCTGGCAGAGCGGAGCATGGGCGTGCTGGTCGAGTTCGAGTCGGGCAAGCTGCGCCAGGGCGTGGTGACGCCGGAGGAGGCCGTGCGGTTGGCGCGCGCCGCGGCGGCCCGCCCGGAGCTCGCCTTCCTCGGGCTCCTCACCTACCCGAACTCCGACCAGGTGCCGGCCTTCGTCGAGCGCGCCCGCGCGCTCCTGACGGAGGCGGGCCTCGAACTCCAGGTGGTGTCCGTGGGCGGCACGCCGGGGCTATGGCGCACGCACGAGGCGGGCGTCGTCACCGAGCACCGCGCCGGCACCTACGTCTACAACGACCGGAACAGCGTGGCCGCCGGCAGCGCCACCCTCGACGACTGCGCGCTGCACGTGCACGCGACGCTCGTCAGCAAGCCCACCCCGCACCGCGGCGTGATCGACGCCGGCTCGAAGACGCTCACGAGCGACCTGTTCCGCCACGGCGCCGGGGGCGGCTACGGACTGATCCTCGAGTACCCGGAGGCGGTCATCCGGGAGCTGTCGGAGGAGCATGGCGCCGTCGACTTCTCGGCCTGCGCCAAGGCACCGGCCATCGGCGAGCGCCTCAGGGTGGTCCCCAACCACGTCTGCCCCGTCTCCAACCTCCACGACGAGGTGTACGCCTACCGCGGCGGTCGCCTCGCGGCCGTGCTGCCGGTCGCGGCGCGCGGGAAGACCCGGTGAGCGCGGCCGCGAGGCCGGTCGCCGTGGTGCGCCCCGGCCCCGAGCACCGGGCGGGCTGGGACGAGCTCTACGCCGGTTACGCCGCCTTCTACCGCAAGGAGCAGACGGCCGCCATGCGTGACCGCGTCTGGGGTTGGATCACCGACCCCGGCTCGGAGGTCGAGTGCTTCCTCGCCGTCGACGCGGGTGGCGCGCCGGTCGGGCTCGCCCACTTCCG encodes:
- a CDS encoding alanine racemase; protein product: HGIANRPHIKTHKLPLIARWQLDAGARGITVQSVGEAEVMAAAGIDDILITYDVMGEDKVRRLAQVARLARLRVAVDNEVALAAVAAAARLAERSMGVLVEFESGKLRQGVVTPEEAVRLARAAAARPELAFLGLLTYPNSDQVPAFVERARALLTEAGLELQVVSVGGTPGLWRTHEAGVVTEHRAGTYVYNDRNSVAAGSATLDDCALHVHATLVSKPTPHRGVIDAGSKTLTSDLFRHGAGGGYGLILEYPEAVIRELSEEHGAVDFSACAKAPAIGERLRVVPNHVCPVSNLHDEVYAYRGGRLAAVLPVAARGKTR